Proteins encoded together in one Lachnospiraceae bacterium JLR.KK008 window:
- a CDS encoding site-specific DNA-methyltransferase, whose product MIEEYPYIDENTGRRYKKVPIHAPGVRNGETGKEWRGKMPPTGKHWQCTPDKLDELDDAGEIYWSPTGNPRRKVFCDPSKGIPIQDIWLNYRDSINQAQKTTGYPTEKNYEMLKMIVCASSDPGDIVLDCFAGSDTTLGAAFECGRKWIGVDKSLESIRAILKRFTSGLDLYGDYVSTPSDCRQMALDLEEKMSIFYLHNR is encoded by the coding sequence ATGATAGAAGAATATCCGTATATAGATGAAAACACAGGTAGAAGATATAAAAAAGTTCCTATTCATGCTCCGGGCGTTAGAAACGGCGAAACAGGAAAAGAGTGGCGTGGGAAAATGCCGCCGACCGGAAAGCATTGGCAATGTACCCCGGATAAATTAGATGAATTAGATGACGCTGGTGAAATATATTGGAGTCCTACAGGAAATCCTAGGCGGAAAGTTTTCTGTGACCCATCAAAGGGTATTCCAATACAGGATATTTGGCTTAATTATAGAGATTCAATCAATCAAGCGCAAAAGACGACAGGCTATCCAACTGAAAAGAATTATGAAATGCTTAAAATGATTGTTTGCGCTTCCTCCGATCCAGGTGACATTGTTTTAGATTGTTTTGCTGGAAGTGATACAACATTGGGTGCTGCTTTTGAGTGCGGGAGGAAATGGATAGGTGTAGATAAGAGCCTTGAAAGTATTCGTGCTATTTTGAAGCGCTTTACATCGGGGCTCGACCTTTACGGTGATTATGTAAGTACACCATCAGATTGCAGACAAATGGCCTTGGACCTCGAAGAAAAAATGTCCATTTTCTATTTACACAACCGATGA
- a CDS encoding phage tail tape measure protein: MNESLLLLQAKLDEVTSKKNLNADIKKIQSQLDKLKVQVEPDPKSLSHITKQLEAALSQTVDKAGGKANAKVPGMIANLVHGAAAMAANVSKIDAALTELEKGAALTADQLDKVTDQASASGKRLARTGADVLDAAADFKRAGYTISDSMAYAEEALKTAGLSGNLMDAGQAADSLIHIMKGFHNESPEFAANINDAVAHLSNTKAIDFDHLIDGAARLSAAAGQSGMSLEQMLGTLTGGYEILGDMETAAAGQAAIFSRMQAAQADGGEELRNIYDILNDTASIWDTLDQNTKNALAVDAAGTGQEEVFLALMQNWEGVRDAVQSASDSFGSANAENEKYITSIQGRIENFEGSLQQLSKTFLDSNFIKWFVDLGTTAVTAVDNIVKAFGSLKPIGMIAGGLLGAKKLG, encoded by the coding sequence ATGAATGAATCTCTCCTACTGCTCCAGGCAAAACTGGATGAAGTAACATCAAAAAAGAATCTTAATGCTGATATTAAGAAAATACAAAGTCAGCTTGACAAATTGAAGGTTCAGGTGGAACCGGACCCGAAAAGTCTTTCTCACATTACGAAGCAGTTAGAAGCCGCTTTGAGTCAAACGGTCGACAAGGCTGGCGGAAAGGCAAACGCAAAAGTACCAGGCATGATTGCGAACCTTGTCCACGGCGCGGCGGCAATGGCTGCCAATGTATCAAAGATAGACGCTGCCCTCACAGAATTGGAAAAGGGGGCTGCCCTGACCGCGGATCAGCTTGATAAAGTGACGGATCAGGCGTCTGCGTCAGGAAAACGCCTGGCAAGAACCGGCGCCGATGTCCTTGATGCCGCGGCGGATTTTAAACGCGCGGGTTATACGATTTCCGACAGCATGGCCTATGCCGAAGAAGCCTTAAAGACAGCCGGCCTGTCAGGAAACCTCATGGACGCCGGACAGGCTGCAGACAGCCTGATTCACATTATGAAAGGGTTTCATAACGAGAGCCCGGAGTTCGCCGCAAATATCAACGATGCCGTGGCCCATCTTTCCAATACAAAAGCCATAGATTTTGATCACCTGATTGACGGCGCCGCAAGATTGTCTGCCGCCGCCGGTCAGTCCGGAATGTCTTTGGAACAGATGCTCGGAACACTGACTGGCGGTTATGAAATCCTTGGGGACATGGAGACGGCAGCCGCAGGCCAGGCTGCCATTTTCTCCCGGATGCAGGCAGCTCAGGCAGATGGCGGAGAAGAACTGAGAAATATTTATGACATCCTTAACGATACTGCCAGCATCTGGGATACGCTCGATCAAAATACAAAAAACGCATTGGCAGTTGACGCCGCGGGCACCGGGCAGGAGGAAGTCTTTCTCGCCCTCATGCAGAACTGGGAAGGGGTCAGAGACGCCGTACAATCCGCCTCCGACAGTTTCGGAAGCGCGAATGCAGAAAACGAGAAATACATTACCAGTATCCAGGGACGGATTGAGAACTTTGAAGGGTCCCTCCAGCAGTTATCAAAAACGTTTCTGGATTCCAATTTCATAAAGTGGTTTGTTGATTTGGGAACAACAGCCGTAACTGCGGTTGATAACATCGTTAAGGCGTTCGGTTCCTTAAAACCTATCGGCATGATTGCCGGAGGACTACTAGGTGCAAAAAAGCTGGGTTAG
- a CDS encoding ImmA/IrrE family metallo-endopeptidase — protein MNIKDTVLYLIKKYHTSNPFELADALKIAVYYEELGSVNGYYNNPLRMKQIHINSSLNEQDTFFACAHELGHAILHPNASTPFLRSRTFLSVDKLEIEANTFAVNLLIPDETILENRNYSAEQLARLLGYDQLLIELRLKSFNQETAPRLQHR, from the coding sequence TTGAACATAAAAGATACCGTTTTATATCTGATAAAAAAATATCATACTTCCAATCCTTTTGAGTTGGCAGATGCCTTAAAGATTGCGGTTTACTATGAGGAATTAGGTAGCGTTAACGGATATTACAATAATCCATTGCGCATGAAGCAAATTCACATCAACTCTTCTCTCAATGAACAGGATACATTTTTTGCATGTGCCCATGAATTAGGACACGCGATTCTACATCCCAATGCTTCCACTCCATTCCTTCGTTCCAGAACGTTTCTTTCTGTAGATAAGCTGGAGATAGAAGCCAACACCTTTGCGGTTAATTTATTAATACCAGATGAAACCATATTAGAAAACAGGAATTATTCTGCGGAACAACTGGCAAGATTACTTGGATACGATCAGCTGTTAATCGAACTTCGTTTAAAATCCTTCAATCAGGAAACTGCGCCGCGACTGCAACATCGTTGA
- a CDS encoding helix-turn-helix transcriptional regulator, whose protein sequence is MSLLDRIKQLCKEHGITQRKLEQEIGISNGASSKWEVSSPSIEVMKKLSSYFNVSIDRLMTDKPDSDIMIPDTKDEKDIARRLENTLSALEAQEGLMFSGEPLDDTTRELLKASLENSIRIAKINAKKFTPKQYRSDKE, encoded by the coding sequence ATGTCATTACTGGATAGAATCAAACAATTATGCAAAGAGCATGGCATCACTCAGCGGAAACTGGAACAGGAAATCGGTATCAGCAATGGCGCCTCATCAAAATGGGAAGTCAGTTCTCCCAGTATCGAAGTTATGAAAAAACTGTCTTCCTATTTTAATGTTTCTATCGACCGTTTAATGACAGACAAACCGGATTCTGATATAATGATTCCGGATACAAAAGACGAAAAAGATATTGCCAGGCGTCTTGAAAATACGCTCTCCGCTCTCGAAGCGCAAGAAGGACTAATGTTCTCCGGTGAACCGCTGGATGATACGACAAGAGAACTTTTAAAGGCAAGTTTGGAAAACAGCATCCGGATAGCGAAAATCAATGCCAAAAAATTTACTCCTAAACAATACAGATCTGACAAGGAATAG
- the hemL gene encoding glutamate-1-semialdehyde 2,1-aminomutase: MQIQRSQELYREALTLMPGGVNSPVRAFGSVGGTPLFIRRAQGDRLVDEDGNSWIDYVCSWGPCILGHAHPQVVEAVREAVCDGLTYGAPTEKEVRLAGMIRACMPSMEKLRLVNSGTEAVMSAIRAARGYTGREKIVKFRGCYHGHSDSLLVKAGSAALTGGVPDSAGVPVSCTEHTLIASYNDREDVERLFAAYGEQVACLIVEPVAANMGVVLPQEGFLEFLREITEKYGAVLIFDEVITGFRLGIGGAQAHYHIAPDLTTLGKIAGGGMPLAVYGGRKEIMDCVAPLGSVYQAGTLSGNPIATTAGIATLSVLMEHPQIYDEVEEKAARLASAYEKTGRVQINRIGSLLCAFFAERPVTDYDSAVASDTGTYARYFKHMLDYGIYVAPSQFEAMFVSAAHSAEDIEKTARAVETFA; encoded by the coding sequence ATGCAGATACAGAGATCACAGGAATTATACCGGGAGGCGCTGACCCTGATGCCCGGCGGCGTCAACAGTCCGGTGCGGGCATTTGGCAGTGTAGGAGGCACGCCGCTCTTTATCAGGCGGGCGCAGGGAGACCGCCTGGTCGATGAGGACGGCAATAGCTGGATCGATTATGTGTGTTCGTGGGGGCCGTGTATTCTGGGCCATGCCCATCCACAGGTGGTGGAGGCCGTGCGGGAGGCGGTCTGCGACGGGCTTACCTATGGAGCGCCGACGGAAAAGGAAGTGAGGCTTGCCGGTATGATCCGCGCGTGTATGCCATCAATGGAAAAGCTGCGGCTTGTCAATTCCGGCACAGAGGCGGTTATGAGTGCGATCCGGGCGGCCAGAGGCTATACGGGCAGAGAAAAGATCGTCAAGTTCAGAGGCTGTTATCATGGACATTCCGACAGCCTGCTCGTGAAGGCGGGGAGTGCGGCGCTGACAGGCGGGGTGCCGGACAGTGCCGGCGTACCGGTTTCCTGCACGGAACATACACTCATCGCCTCTTACAATGACCGCGAAGACGTGGAGAGGCTGTTCGCCGCGTATGGAGAGCAGGTCGCCTGTCTGATCGTCGAGCCGGTGGCGGCCAATATGGGCGTTGTGCTTCCTCAGGAGGGATTTTTGGAATTCCTGCGGGAGATTACCGAAAAATATGGTGCGGTGCTGATTTTCGACGAGGTAATCACAGGATTCCGGCTGGGGATCGGCGGTGCGCAGGCGCACTATCATATCGCGCCGGATCTGACGACGCTGGGGAAGATCGCAGGGGGCGGGATGCCTTTGGCCGTATACGGGGGCCGGAAGGAGATCATGGACTGTGTGGCTCCTCTTGGCAGCGTATATCAGGCGGGAACCTTGTCCGGGAATCCGATTGCCACAACGGCCGGGATAGCGACGCTCTCCGTTCTCATGGAGCATCCGCAGATTTATGATGAGGTGGAGGAAAAGGCAGCCAGACTGGCGTCAGCCTATGAGAAGACGGGACGGGTACAGATTAACAGGATCGGTTCGCTGCTCTGTGCTTTTTTTGCGGAAAGGCCGGTGACAGATTATGACAGCGCCGTTGCTTCTGATACCGGAACCTATGCGCGCTATTTTAAACATATGTTAGATTATGGTATCTATGTGGCTCCGTCTCAGTTTGAGGCGATGTTTGTCTCCGCGGCGCACAGTGCGGAAGATATTGAGAAGACCGCACGGGCAGTTGAGACATTTGCATAA
- a CDS encoding chromate transporter: MNPVWNLFLEFLKIGLLSIGGGYAIIPLIREQVVEKTGWISEKMFTDIITISQMTPGPLAVNTSTFVGLQIGGFAGALAATAGCVLCGVIISLVLYCFFQTHQKSVYALEVLNGLKSASLGLIISASVTILMTALYGGARSHLNFLSFDRAALFIFLAALLLLRKWKINPIAIMLISGAAGLIFYLT; encoded by the coding sequence ATGAATCCTGTGTGGAATTTATTTCTTGAATTTCTGAAAATCGGCTTATTAAGTATCGGCGGCGGTTACGCAATCATACCTCTGATCCGGGAACAAGTCGTGGAAAAGACCGGCTGGATCAGCGAGAAAATGTTTACCGACATCATCACCATCTCACAGATGACGCCGGGACCATTGGCCGTAAATACCTCGACCTTCGTTGGGCTGCAGATCGGCGGATTCGCGGGCGCTCTGGCCGCAACAGCCGGATGTGTACTCTGCGGTGTTATCATTTCTCTCGTATTATATTGCTTTTTCCAGACTCACCAAAAGTCTGTCTATGCGCTCGAAGTGTTGAACGGACTGAAATCTGCGTCCCTGGGGCTGATCATTTCGGCCTCGGTCACAATCCTGATGACGGCATTGTATGGCGGCGCCAGATCCCATTTGAATTTTTTATCATTTGATCGGGCCGCGCTGTTCATATTTCTGGCGGCGCTGCTCCTGCTGCGGAAATGGAAGATCAATCCGATCGCAATCATGTTGATCAGCGGCGCCGCCGGGCTTATCTTTTACTTAACATAA
- a CDS encoding chromate transporter, whose product MKHNLKTYGWLLAVNLFISAFTFGGGYIVVPMVRRFFVAKKRYFTEEELINMAAIAQSTPGAIAINLSALAGYKVAGIAGALISCLAAVLPPLIILTVVSAFYKLFVSNEIVTAILKGMEAGVAALMIDLITDMCALILKRRSLFLSAMIPLSFMANFLFGINVALILIICCFLCIFQVFYKKRKGK is encoded by the coding sequence TTGAAACACAATCTGAAAACCTATGGCTGGCTCCTGGCAGTCAATCTCTTTATCAGCGCTTTCACATTTGGCGGCGGATATATCGTTGTCCCGATGGTTCGTCGGTTTTTCGTAGCAAAAAAGCGATATTTTACGGAAGAAGAATTAATCAACATGGCGGCCATAGCCCAGTCGACGCCCGGAGCGATCGCAATCAATCTCTCTGCTTTGGCCGGATATAAAGTCGCCGGTATCGCGGGAGCCTTGATTAGCTGTCTTGCCGCGGTCCTCCCTCCACTCATCATCCTCACAGTTGTCTCTGCATTTTATAAACTATTTGTCTCAAACGAAATCGTTACGGCAATCTTAAAGGGAATGGAAGCCGGTGTCGCAGCTTTAATGATTGATCTGATCACTGATATGTGTGCGTTGATTCTGAAAAGGCGTTCTCTCTTTTTATCTGCCATGATCCCTCTCTCATTCATGGCAAATTTCCTATTTGGTATCAACGTGGCTTTGATACTCATAATCTGCTGCTTTTTGTGTATCTTTCAGGTGTTTTATAAAAAGAGGAAAGGTAAATGA
- a CDS encoding LysR family transcriptional regulator — translation MVIRYLEILEAVAETGTFTGAARKLYITQSAVSHAIAELEKQAGTALFERFPKGVALTRCGAALLEESRNILTACRSLDRRIHHLEENTPVNIVSSITVASFLLPEILSELKSSSPEVQVSVRVASANAAIDILQRGNADIAFWEGIAPEGDFQKIRLGAYRLCAACAPDFHLPDRMMTPDRLCSYPLLLREQGSAIRDTFDRMLALVNLKAEPVWESVNSLALIKAAEAGLGITVLPEKLLSDSLFLKKLCLIPVDHMEMENQMLALYHKDKYMTKPFQILTDRLKSREVSCCFLT, via the coding sequence ATGGTAATACGATACCTGGAGATTTTGGAAGCGGTTGCTGAGACCGGAACATTTACAGGAGCCGCCAGAAAACTGTATATTACACAGTCGGCAGTGTCTCATGCCATCGCTGAACTGGAAAAGCAGGCGGGAACCGCTCTTTTTGAACGTTTTCCCAAGGGCGTTGCCCTTACCCGCTGTGGGGCAGCCCTTCTGGAGGAGTCGCGAAATATTCTGACGGCCTGCAGAAGTTTAGACAGGAGAATTCATCATCTGGAAGAAAACACGCCTGTCAATATCGTGTCGAGTATTACGGTCGCCTCTTTTCTGCTTCCTGAAATACTGAGCGAATTAAAAAGCTCATCCCCGGAAGTTCAGGTTTCCGTCCGGGTTGCAAGCGCAAATGCTGCGATTGATATTTTGCAGCGTGGGAATGCTGATATTGCATTTTGGGAAGGAATTGCCCCTGAGGGTGATTTTCAGAAGATCCGTCTGGGTGCATATCGGCTGTGCGCTGCCTGTGCGCCTGATTTTCATTTGCCAGACCGGATGATGACACCGGACCGGCTATGCAGCTATCCGCTGCTGCTTCGTGAACAGGGGAGTGCAATCCGTGATACGTTTGACCGGATGCTCGCGCTTGTCAATTTGAAAGCGGAACCTGTCTGGGAGAGTGTGAACTCACTTGCTCTGATCAAGGCTGCTGAGGCTGGGCTGGGCATTACTGTTTTGCCGGAAAAGTTACTGTCGGATTCTTTGTTCCTGAAGAAATTGTGTTTGATTCCTGTTGATCACATGGAAATGGAAAACCAGATGCTGGCGTTATACCATAAGGATAAGTATATGACAAAACCTTTTCAGATTTTGACAGACAGGCTGAAAAGCAGAGAGGTATCCTGCTGTTTCCTGACATGA
- the typA gene encoding translational GTPase TypA — protein sequence MKQTRNDIRNVAIIAHVDHGKTTLVDELLKQSGVFRANQEVAERVMDSGDIERERGITILSKNTAVMYKGTKINIIDTPGHADFGGEVERVLKMVNGVILVVDAFEGVMPQTRFVLKKALELNHPVVVCINKIDRPEARPEEIIDEVLELFIDLEANEKQLDCPFVFASAKEGTATLDLDSENTDMIPLFETIINYIPAPVGDPDAGTQMLISTIDYNEYVGRIGVGKVDNGSISVGQEVVIVNHHDPDKSQKVKVSKLYEFDGLSKTEVREARFGSIVAISGIASIHIGDTLCSPENPKPIPFQKISEPTIAMQFIINDSPLAGREGKYVTSRHLRDRLLRELNTDVSLRVEETDTTESFKVSGRGELHLSVLIENMRREGYEFAVSKAEVLYHTDEDGKKLEPMELVYVDVPEEFSGTVIEKLSTRKGELLNMKPINGNYTRLEFSIPARGLIGYRGEFLTDTKGNGIMNSVFNGYGPYKGDIQYRKQGSLIAFEAGEAITYGLFNAQERGTLFIGPGEKVYAGMVIGQNGKGEDIELNVCKTKHLTNTRSSSADEALRLTPPRVLSLEQALEFIDTDELLEITPESLRIRKKILDPTMRKRAAMKKN from the coding sequence ATGAAACAGACAAGAAACGATATAAGAAATGTAGCAATCATCGCGCACGTGGACCATGGCAAGACAACCCTTGTGGACGAGCTTCTGAAGCAGAGCGGCGTCTTTCGGGCAAACCAGGAAGTGGCAGAACGGGTCATGGATTCCGGTGACATCGAAAGAGAACGGGGTATCACCATTCTCTCCAAAAATACTGCCGTCATGTACAAAGGTACGAAGATCAACATCATCGACACACCCGGACATGCCGATTTTGGCGGTGAGGTGGAACGGGTTCTGAAAATGGTAAACGGCGTCATCCTTGTCGTAGACGCTTTTGAGGGCGTAATGCCGCAGACAAGATTCGTACTGAAAAAGGCACTGGAACTGAACCATCCGGTCGTCGTCTGCATCAACAAAATCGACCGCCCGGAAGCGCGCCCGGAGGAAATCATCGACGAAGTGCTCGAACTTTTTATCGACCTGGAGGCCAACGAAAAACAGCTTGACTGTCCTTTCGTCTTCGCCTCCGCCAAAGAAGGAACGGCAACACTCGATCTTGACAGTGAAAACACCGATATGATCCCTCTCTTTGAGACGATCATCAATTATATCCCTGCACCGGTCGGCGATCCCGACGCCGGTACCCAGATGCTCATCAGCACGATCGATTACAATGAATATGTAGGCCGCATCGGCGTTGGCAAAGTAGACAACGGTTCGATCAGCGTCGGACAGGAAGTTGTCATCGTCAATCACCATGATCCGGACAAATCTCAGAAAGTAAAAGTCAGTAAATTATATGAATTTGACGGTCTGAGCAAAACAGAAGTCAGGGAGGCCCGCTTCGGTTCAATCGTGGCCATCTCCGGAATCGCCAGCATTCACATCGGTGATACTCTCTGCTCCCCGGAAAATCCGAAGCCAATCCCCTTTCAGAAGATTTCCGAACCGACGATCGCCATGCAGTTTATCATCAACGATTCCCCGCTGGCAGGCAGAGAAGGCAAGTATGTCACAAGCCGCCATCTGCGCGACAGACTTCTGCGCGAGCTGAACACAGACGTATCCCTGCGGGTGGAGGAGACAGACACGACAGAGAGCTTTAAAGTGTCCGGCAGAGGCGAACTGCATCTGTCCGTTCTCATAGAGAATATGCGCCGGGAAGGTTATGAGTTTGCCGTGAGTAAAGCGGAAGTCTTATACCATACGGACGAAGACGGCAAGAAGCTGGAGCCGATGGAACTGGTGTACGTAGATGTGCCCGAAGAATTTTCCGGTACGGTCATTGAAAAACTCAGCACCCGCAAGGGGGAACTGTTAAATATGAAACCGATCAACGGAAACTACACACGTCTGGAGTTTTCGATCCCCGCAAGAGGGCTGATCGGCTACCGCGGCGAGTTCCTGACCGATACGAAAGGCAACGGCATCATGAATTCCGTCTTCAACGGCTACGGTCCCTACAAAGGCGATATTCAATACCGAAAACAGGGGTCTCTCATTGCCTTTGAGGCAGGCGAAGCCATCACCTACGGACTTTTCAACGCCCAGGAAAGAGGAACGCTCTTTATCGGACCCGGTGAAAAAGTCTATGCCGGCATGGTAATCGGGCAAAATGGAAAAGGGGAAGATATTGAACTGAATGTCTGCAAGACAAAGCATCTGACCAATACCCGTTCCTCCAGCGCAGACGAAGCGCTTCGTCTGACGCCGCCGAGAGTTCTCAGTCTGGAACAGGCGTTAGAGTTTATCGACACGGACGAGCTTCTGGAAATCACACCTGAAAGTCTGCGGATCCGTAAGAAAATCCTTGACCCGACGATGAGAAAACGCGCCGCCATGAAAAAGAATTGA
- a CDS encoding single-stranded DNA-binding protein, translated as MTDKVIENNQVTIMGEVIGDFVFSHEIFGEGFYMVDVEVARLSESSDVIPVMVSERLLDVSADYKGRYLCVTGQFRSYNRHEEKKNKLVLSVFAREIEFMEAIEESAKTNQIYLDGFICKEPVYRKTPLGREIADLLLAVNRPYGKSDYIPCICWGRNARYVSSFTVGSRCLVWGRIQSREYMKKISEETTEKRVAYEVSVSKLELADELEESCQ; from the coding sequence ATGACAGATAAGGTAATTGAAAACAACCAGGTAACGATCATGGGAGAGGTCATAGGTGATTTTGTATTCAGCCATGAAATTTTTGGAGAAGGATTTTATATGGTGGATGTAGAAGTGGCCCGTCTCAGCGAATCTTCGGACGTTATTCCGGTCATGGTCTCAGAGAGACTGCTGGATGTCAGTGCGGACTATAAAGGAAGATACTTGTGTGTGACCGGACAATTTCGTTCTTACAACAGACATGAGGAAAAGAAAAACAAGCTGGTACTCTCCGTGTTCGCCAGAGAAATTGAATTTATGGAGGCCATAGAAGAGAGTGCGAAAACAAATCAGATCTATCTGGACGGTTTTATATGTAAAGAGCCGGTATATAGAAAGACGCCGCTCGGAAGAGAGATCGCGGATCTGCTGCTGGCGGTCAACCGGCCTTACGGGAAATCTGATTACATACCATGTATCTGCTGGGGAAGAAATGCCAGATATGTGAGCAGCTTTACGGTAGGCTCCAGATGTCTTGTGTGGGGCAGGATTCAGAGCCGGGAATATATGAAAAAGATTTCAGAAGAGACGACGGAAAAGCGCGTTGCCTATGAAGTGTCGGTGAGCAAACTGGAACTTGCTGACGAACTGGAAGAAAGCTGCCAGTAA
- the dapA gene encoding 4-hydroxy-tetrahydrodipicolinate synthase produces MAVFKGAGVAIVTPFHEDGSVNYESFAELLEFQIANGTDAIIVCGTTGESSTLTHEEHLDVIRYCVKQVAGRVPVIGGTGSNCTETAVYLSQEAEKAGVDGILVVTPYYNKATQNGLYNHFKKIADSVSVPMILYNIAGRTGINIAPETIVRLCRDVKNIVGVKEASGNISQVAKIMSLADGCVDLYSGNDDQIVPLLSLGGKGVISVLSNVAPKQTHDICARFFEGDVEGSRKLQLDALSLIDALFCEVNPIPVKAALNLQGRKAGSLRMPLTDMEPEHVEKLKKAMKEFGIL; encoded by the coding sequence ATGGCAGTATTCAAAGGGGCGGGTGTGGCGATCGTTACACCATTTCATGAGGATGGTTCCGTAAATTATGAGAGTTTTGCAGAGCTGTTGGAATTTCAGATCGCAAACGGAACGGACGCGATTATCGTCTGCGGTACGACGGGAGAGTCGTCTACACTGACACATGAGGAACATCTGGATGTGATTCGCTATTGTGTCAAACAGGTGGCAGGAAGAGTGCCGGTCATCGGCGGTACGGGTTCCAACTGCACGGAGACGGCGGTCTATCTGTCTCAGGAAGCGGAAAAAGCAGGGGTGGACGGTATTCTTGTAGTGACACCCTATTATAATAAAGCGACACAGAACGGACTCTACAACCATTTCAAAAAGATTGCCGATTCCGTTTCCGTGCCGATGATTCTGTATAATATCGCAGGCCGTACGGGGATTAATATCGCACCGGAGACGATCGTGAGACTTTGCCGGGACGTGAAAAATATCGTTGGCGTCAAAGAGGCCTCCGGAAATATTTCTCAGGTTGCCAAGATTATGTCTCTGGCTGACGGCTGTGTGGATCTGTATTCGGGCAATGACGATCAGATCGTTCCGCTGCTCTCGCTCGGCGGCAAAGGTGTGATCTCGGTTCTTTCCAATGTGGCGCCGAAGCAGACGCATGACATCTGCGCAAGGTTTTTTGAGGGAGATGTGGAGGGAAGCCGGAAGCTCCAGCTGGATGCCCTCTCTTTGATCGATGCGCTGTTCTGTGAGGTGAACCCGATCCCGGTGAAGGCGGCGCTCAATCTTCAGGGCAGAAAAGCAGGGTCTCTGCGTATGCCGCTCACGGATATGGAGCCGGAGCATGTGGAGAAGCTGAAAAAAGCCATGAAAGAGTTCGGAATTCTGTAG
- a CDS encoding DUF4190 domain-containing protein: protein MNENQNNSQNNNGYTTFTPNNYNGPVVVANAIPEKNGKYAVASLVLGILSLIFCWTIAAGFVMSIIGLIMGIISLAKKNPQKGMAIAGVILSVLALLLSVAMVVAVVVMAGAGYL from the coding sequence ATGAACGAGAATCAGAACAATAGTCAAAACAATAACGGGTATACGACGTTTACACCCAATAATTATAACGGTCCGGTCGTAGTGGCCAATGCGATTCCGGAGAAAAACGGCAAGTATGCGGTGGCCAGTCTTGTACTTGGTATTTTGTCATTGATCTTTTGCTGGACGATAGCGGCAGGATTTGTAATGAGCATCATTGGTCTTATTATGGGCATCATCAGTCTTGCTAAGAAAAACCCGCAAAAGGGTATGGCGATCGCCGGGGTTATCCTGTCAGTGCTGGCGCTTCTGCTCAGCGTGGCAATGGTTGTTGCAGTCGTTGTGATGGCAGGAGCAGGATACTTATAA
- the dapB gene encoding 4-hydroxy-tetrahydrodipicolinate reductase — protein sequence MVKIIIHGCNGRMGQFVSKMAAEDSEVEVVAGIDLSDHRDNPYPVFDEIGKCETSADVVIDFASAAAVDGLLDYCREKKVPCVLCTTGLNEEQLRKVEETANETAVLRSANMSVGINLLLKLLKDAAGVLAAAGFDMEIVEKHHNQKLDAPSGTALALADSLNEALQGEYEYVYDRSARRQTRPQKEIGISAVRGGTIVGDHDVIFAGTDEVITFSHRAYSREVFAKGAIQAAKFLAGKPSGYYSMNDVVEGK from the coding sequence ATGGTAAAGATCATCATACATGGATGTAATGGCCGCATGGGGCAGTTTGTCAGCAAAATGGCGGCGGAAGACAGTGAAGTGGAAGTAGTGGCGGGGATTGATCTCTCGGATCATCGGGACAATCCCTATCCGGTCTTTGATGAGATCGGGAAATGCGAGACCTCGGCAGACGTGGTTATCGACTTCGCATCGGCAGCGGCGGTGGACGGACTGCTGGATTATTGCAGGGAGAAGAAAGTGCCGTGTGTACTCTGTACAACCGGACTCAATGAAGAGCAGCTCAGGAAAGTGGAGGAGACAGCAAATGAGACCGCGGTTCTGAGATCAGCGAATATGTCGGTCGGTATCAATCTGCTGCTAAAATTATTGAAAGATGCGGCCGGGGTACTGGCGGCTGCCGGTTTTGATATGGAGATCGTGGAGAAGCATCATAACCAGAAACTTGACGCGCCGAGCGGTACGGCTCTGGCTCTGGCAGATTCGCTGAATGAGGCGCTGCAGGGGGAATATGAATATGTGTATGACAGAAGCGCCCGCAGACAGACACGGCCGCAGAAGGAGATCGGCATCTCGGCGGTGAGAGGCGGCACGATCGTTGGGGATCATGACGTCATATTCGCGGGTACAGATGAAGTGATCACATTTTCGCACAGGGCCTATTCAAGAGAAGTGTTTGCAAAAGGAGCAATTCAGGCTGCGAAGTTTCTGGCCGGGAAACCGTCCGGGTATTACAGTATGAACGATGTGGTAGAAGGAAAGTAA